A window of Apium graveolens cultivar Ventura chromosome 8, ASM990537v1, whole genome shotgun sequence contains these coding sequences:
- the LOC141679083 gene encoding ubiquitin-like-specific protease ESD4 encodes MTPRNPGGLSVQDYHVHASAMQSLAPGTWVDDRIIYTYMGLLRTREEEIHTGGIWERKPVYYFMDPYFMVLGKGHVKKIRKTSRVGGDTLQRAWNKALRSFTCFSSATVGPSILEADYIFIPCCVGDVHWVLFMFGTRRFEGLIIDSMNDELDYREDIRVVSWLLPRLLHMVHPVEGRDPTSAEVLALPSRPKQRNSNDCGVYVMKYMDYFTQGYDLAEVPN; translated from the exons ATGACACCGAGGAATCCCGGTGGTCTTAGTGTTCAGGACTATCACGTCCATGCATCAGCTATGCAGAGTTTGGCTCCAGGAACATGGGTTGATGACAGGATCATATACACTTATATG GGATTGCTAAGGACTCGGGAGGAGGAGATTCACACTGGAGGTATATGGGAGAGGAAACCCGTCTATTATTTCATGGATCCCTACTTCATGGTTCTTGGGAAAGGACATGTGAAGAAAATCAGAAAAACATCGAGGGTCGGTGGAGATACATTGCAGAGGGCATGGAATAAAGCATTACGTAGCTTTACCTGTTTTTCCAGTGCTACTGTTGGTCCTTCTATTCTCGAGGCGGACTACATATTCATCCCATGTTGTGTCGGAGATGTGCATTGGGTTTTGTTCATGTTCGGTACTAGACGATTTGAAGGTCTTATCATAGATTCAATGAATGACGAGCTGGATTATCGTGAGGATATACGAGTGGTG TCATGGTTGTTGCCGAGGCTATTGCATATGGTACACCCAGTCGAGGGGCGTGACCCTACTTCAGCCGAGGTTCTAGCTCTACCGTCCAGGCCAAAGCAACGAAACTCTAATGATTGTGGTGTTTATGTGATGAAGTACATGGACTACTTCACACAAGGATATGACTTAGCTGAGGTACCAAATTGA